The DNA region TTTTATGCCTACTTGATCTCGTTAAaccttcaattttatttttcttatataaagtCCTTACTATAAATGAACACACACACATATCTATacttcatacatatacatatatatattgaagattGTGTGCGAACACACATTATACTTTTTGGGTTCAGAATGTGTATGTTTTAGCAGTTCTAACATACTTTATATAGCACAAAAAgccccaaaaaaaaattataaatgaatttTCCCTCACCCTTGGAAAAGCCAACACGTTCATCTCGTGCCAAGGCTCGAGTAGCCCTTTGGACCTAGTTTCCTTTTAGAACTAAGGTGACTGAGATGTCATCATGAAATTACTTTAAAACAAAACTTATTCGGCAAAGATATGAAAACttttacattaaaaaatgatgtaaaattcATATAATGTCTAcacaaagatatattacaaaCCTTTCCAGTTTTTTCATTCAACACAAACCATCGTCTACTCCAGCTGTTAGTTTTAGCACTCTTTTTCAACAAGAAACCTGAAATTACCAATTACAAAACTAATGAGCAAATAGAAGCCAATGCAACAAGGGTGCATGCACCCTAAAAGAATGCAGAGGTCAGATTTAGCCACTCAAGCTGTCAGCTATTCTCCATCAGCAAAGAAGTACAgaaaaacatgatatatatacacatgcaacaataaaaaatcaaagcTTCCAGTAAAAAATTCCTAAAGAAGCTGTGACAATGCTAGCAAGCAAGATGTTACAAGAAAAATTCTCTTCATACAAGCTTTTCCAGAGGTTGGGGCATGGTAGAAAGAAAAATATGTGCCGGAAGATTGAGTGGAAAAATGATTCCAGAACACTAGTGTGATGGCAAACAAAAAGAGAACCGAAGAAAATAGAGACAATTCAGGAGGGATTCAAGTCCTTGTACATATGTACTCAAAAGTTTAACATAAATCAGCTTTTGCAGCATGAAAATTATGTTTGGTTCATAAAAATGTGAATAGAAGGAAATTATTCAAGAGATCAAAAGCATTGGTAAAGCGTGATACTACTTGTACAAGTATtatattttcacaatttttcaaaTCAGGTAAATTGATAAGTCACAAAATGGTAGCTCAGAAAAAATTGAGTAAAGAATCAAAGTTCCAGTTTCTTGTACGCATGTTCATAAATTCGAGACATTCACATACTATAGAGAGTATTATATGGAAAATAAAGACATTTTAACAGACaaggtagaaaaaaaaaactaacgaTATTAATCCATtacattattttgaaaaaacaaaCCTGCAGTTATCTCTCCATCAGGCCCAGCTGTCTTTAGACCAGAACCCTCTTGTCCCTCTTTATCCTTATCCTTATCCTTATCTTTATCTTTATCTTTATCAGACTTCGAATCTTTCATTGACTTCAAACTCCCACTACTTTGTTGGTTTCCTGTTTGAGGACTTGTTGCCTACACCAAAACCCAAAATCTTCAGATTTGTCAAAGCAGAAATAGCACACATGAAAGCTTACATAATTCTGAGCTCAAGTACCAAGTACCAACCAACTCAAAAAAGTTATAATACACAACAGGATGAAATCCTACCCTATTTAACATCGACTGTTCTGCATCCAAGCCTTTCCTGGAAGATCGACCTTTTACTTCTTCTTCGCGTCTCTGTCTCTCCATCCTAGCAGCTCAAAAAAATCAAAGTGATAACGGGCTATGATAAGTATTAACTGCATtgtaaatcaaaatttaacaatGGTAGTAGATTTAGACACAGATGACAATAATTGCCACTGCACAAATTATGGCAAGCCTTAGCTTACTGCATGGAGTACTTTATGACAGTTAAACCACGAAAAAGAGGGCATaggatgaaaaataaatttaagtgaTGCCTAGACATAGTCCTGAAGACATTCAACGGGTTTCTTAAGCAAAACGTTGTTTTTCTTTACCCTGAGAAAGGCATCCAATTATAACTTGAAGATCTCTGAGAAACCATGCAATCTCCCAATAACCCAAAACGATCACCAACCATCGAAAGAATTCAAAGCTGTGATATAATCCCATAAGCCACACGGTCATTCACATAAACTAACAAATTGCATTCCAACTTCTATTATCTCAGTTCTCAGATTGCTTCCCAActtctatttataaaaaaaaaagacaagggAAGGGAGTGGCAGATGTGCCAAAACACTTTCCTCAGCCTAGTTTAACTATCATCGAAATGCCAAAAAAGATATTATGAACGTACCGCCTCTGAACTAAGCGAATGAAATGTTGAGGCGGTACAAAGGCACGCTCCATATCTACTAAGTCAACAACCATTTGCTTTGCTTTCCCTTTAAACACATCAAGTGCAGAAGTTGCAATTGCAATGAcctgtttttaaaaatataataaatcaaTCAATTAGAAAGTGACCATAAAATTTCATCTTTCCAATTGCATTACAGTTGTCCTTTAGCCACAAATCAGAAAGATCCAGAAACATGAGAAAATTCAACcacaaatttttaatattacctCTCTCTTAAAGGGTGGATATCTTCCAAGACCTGGTGTAGCATTTGCAACCTGAGACACTATATCCACAAGCACATGATGCACCTATTTTAGCAAGATTTCAAAATAGTTAGAGCAGAAGAATGTGTAGATTCATAAGTGAAGGGAATTTAGTATGCCCAAATGTTGGCAATATTGAACCGAAGCTATTCTCTCATTTAATTGCAGGGAGGATGGTTATATGTAAAGAATGGATCCAATTATTTTAAGCTTGTATTGGCTTTTAAATGGAGGACAGAAATATACTTTTGAGGGCAGACAGCATCCATTCAATATGAGATATATACAAGTCGTATCCAGAGTATCCAAAATAACGTGAAGAGAAGATGATAACTACTGTTAAAGGCATGGATATTAGATATGGTTTACCTCATCAACACAAAGTAGTGATGGTTCTTTTGCCATTTCAAGGGAAATCTTTATTAAGGATCTTAACCCCTTTTCTGGAGATATAAGATATGGTTGGTAACCATCTGCTTCAAGAACAatctaatcaaacaaaaatgagaaaaagagaaacattagtttttaaaaaatccTACTTAATATAAGCAGtcataaaagagaaaaataccCCCCACCCCCCCTCTCTTTTGCTCGGGAGGGTCGGGGGGGGTGGGGAAATATACATACCCTTTTGACATTGTTGATATCAAAGTGTCTGTCCAAAGGAAGCTGCTTAATCCTGTTGGGAAAATTTCCCTCAAAACTTGCAACAATCTTCCACCCATTCCCCTAAGAAAAAGAACACCACAGCTTTAGCTCAAAAAATTCTTACAAAATCCGTGTCGAAGTATATGTTGTTGACACATCAAACTCAACCGAAGGGACAAGACATTAACATGGCAATTATAATTTCTTTGACAAGTATAAGTCTCACAACCAAGATAATTAAATCCTTTTACCTCGCCACCAGTGATATGTCTCAAAAACTTCTCTTCAAATTCACGACAAAGCTCCAAAGCCAAAGCTCTCGTACCTTCAGAGCTGGAAACCATCGACTCCCCAAGTTTCACTAATTCATCCTGAACTATCTGGGATTTGCCTTGAAGTCTGCAAAATTTACCACaacgagaaaaaaaaaagccacAATCATGGGTCAATATTGAATTATTTGAAAAGTAGTGCTATCCGTCAAAAGTCAGATCCAGAAATTTTACTTCCTAAATCATAGCAGCACTTCCACTGCCGTCCTACAATTACATACTTCCTATTTCTGTTTTAATTGAAACATTTCTTGCTAAAATTTCACTTTAAAAAAGGAGGTAAAATTTTCCCAGATTTTCATAAAAAACTGGAGCATATTATCAATTAATCTCCCTGGTGTGaatcaaaacaccaaaattatGGCCGTTTGTACACTACATTCACAATTTTGAGAAAGTTCATAATCCAAAAGGCAAATAACATAGAAAATTGTATTACGCTGCTGCCTACATTCTCTCTATCCCACCTCCACACACAAACCAAATTGCCTAGTACTAAAGCACAACACCAATCGCCTTATATTAGCTAATAAATATACCAATCAAGTggcttttttaattattgaaatcATAACCTTTTTCCCCAAATTATCATGACTAAGGCTTTggcaatttttttgaatttataagCTTAGATAGATAGCTCCATATTGGACTTAGAAGCACCATAAACACCATCACTTCCCAAATCCGCTATAAGACTACATAGCAAATAGCAATTAACTATATATTGTTCCCCTCTTCAATAATGAATTGTGAATTTAGGTGGACATAAAGATCATAATAGTggttaaatgaaaattaaaaaaattgaaggggatagaaagagaaaaaaatgggGAATTCATGTGGATGACAAGTGAAACAGACAAATGGTTTATCAAGCTGActccaatttttttgaattaaggCACTGGCAAGGTCAGTCAAAACAACCTTTTTGTAAGCTTTATCACTTATAAGGGTAAGATTGCGTATAACGGACTCTTCCAAACCCCACCCTAGGTGgtagccacttaatggcattgggtgATGTAAAAACTAAAAGGCTTGGCAATTATTGTTGTAGATAAAGAGAGATAAGAACACTAGTGTTATGACTCTAGAAATAGAGCAGAGGAGTATAACAGTAACAGGAgttaaaagccaaaaaaaaaattaaaaaaattttgaagatATTCCAAAATGGTAAATGTGAAGATCTATATAGAAGACATCATgagaataattaatttatttatacgTAGAAAACAATAAACAGACGTCAATCACTGAAGAAAATGCTACATCTATGGCACCCTCATTGGAACTCCGGTTAACCAATAGATTTGAATGCAAGAAAGTATAtgcatttttgaattttaagggATAACAAATCCCGGAGTTTAAACCTCAAGATGTAAGACAAGCATATCCTATGATAGCAACatcaaaaatgcataaaaacagATGATGCAATGAATAAAGCTAAACAACCAAATCCGTATGAAAAGTAGCTTCCCAAAACTAATGACCACTGCCATTTATGCACTTCAATTGTAGTTACTTGTTTCACGAAAGGGAAATATTAGAAATGGCAGGAAGAATATACCCAGAAAGAATATTAGGAAGCCTAACTTTCATACGATTGCGTATTTGTGCAGCCAATGATTCCACCAAAGCTATTCTACCAAGCTTTCCTTGTGGAGCCCCAGTTAAGATAGACTTGAGACTCTCACTTTCAGCTCGCCAGGCAGTTTCCAAGGAGTTCTCAGATCCACCATTACCAGAAGCTGTGGCTATTGAAACAGACTGGCCGATTAAAGCAACCCATGGCATATCAGCTGTACTTCTTGGTCCTTGCCCCAACAACAAAGCCTGCACAGCAGCTAAGGCTTTAGGTTCTGAGGCAGCTTGATCTATTTTGCTGATTACACCAATGGTTCTTGTTCCTACATCCAACAGTAAAAAAGACTTCAATATAGCAAGCAAAGAACAGCGGAACAGCACAAACAAGCGTGTATCGAAAACTTATAATTCCTGATTAGCATAAAGAGAATTCCTCTAACATAACGCAACACATGTTTACAACTCACCCTCCGAGTCATACTCCTTAGCGACCCTGAGAGCTTTGGAAGAAGAGACTTCAGGCGCCTGAACAGCAGGAATTATCACCAACAAAATTGCATCGTTGTGTGCAGCATAGTCACTGATCTAGtgaaaaacaaaatatgaaaataagcCCATTGATCCAGAATACTTAAAGTCAAGGATAATATGCAATATGCATATTTCTGCAAATTAGGAGGCCAAAATATAAGCGAAATTTACTACAACTCACCATAGATTCATCCACGATACGTTGTTCCAAACCAGGAAGGTCAATTAATTTCAAAGGTGGAGCTGACAAAAACAGAGCAAAACCATTAAAAAGCGACCACAAAAGGAAGAAGTGCCACCGGAATTCTACGACCTCTTCAACTTCAAATATTGACACACGTGAAATTCTACtctctatgatcattgatcacaTTCACATATTTCAAGGCTGGTTACATGAGACACAATTGGACAAATCACCTTATAAATTCCAGTCTTGTAACAGCATGCACATTAACAGCAACCAAAGTTACAGCAAATGATAAAACTAACCGCTACTCGTACGCAGCTTTAAGTATATTTCATCACGACTCTTTCCAGATGAACCCTTGCTGAGCCTATCCTGAAGAGAATGCCTAAGAGCACCTGTTATCAGCCAAATTGACAAGAATGTGGATCAACagtcatttttaaaatttaataaatttatttaaaaagaaacaaGTCAGAGCAAAACATGCCATTGGTTTAGGTCCTTCGGGACGATAAGTgcatattaacaaaaaattttaataaactaaCAGTACACAAAATAAGTTTTGTTTCCTTAAAAAGCCTTACTTGCAGACACCTGTTGAGTTTTGTTGTCAATTTGCAGCACAATGGATTTGCTACTAAGGGAGCTATCTCTGTTCAATTCAATGCTTATTGGAGCTCGTGTAGCACCATTTTCACCAGTTGGCTGTTCACAGTAACATAAAAAAATCACAAGTCCCACGATCAAGTACTTGGTTTAGATGTAAAGGAAAAAACATTTGATGCATACAATTTCTTACCAAAACAGGATGTCCAATCAAACTATTCAACACTGCGGATTTACCGGCACCCTGTATAAATATTACCAGGAGAAACAGTTTATGCTCAGCAAACAAACACAGACAAAGAAACAAGACCAGTAAATAGTTCAATCGCCAAAACGAAGATCAAcaaaaaaatctattttattCTTTGCACCTGCAAAAAGATCAAAAGATAGCAGCAAAAAAGGAGCATAATAGTATGAGCAGCAGAAAATAGTTCAATCaccatagaaaaaaaaaacaccactACATAGTTCAAACTTCAATCACCAAAACGATCAAcaaaaaaatctattttattCATTGAACCtgcataaaatcaaaagatagcAGCAACAGAGGAGAATCGAAAAATAGACAGCAGTAAAAATTGCATCAATGGGCAgcacaaataaaaatagaaactgCTAAGCTATAACCCTCAACCCCTATGAGAGTGGAGCATTCAGGTTAACTTCGACCAATCAGATATAATACTAAATTCATAACTGACCCATAAAAAGAGCAAATTGTGATGCattatttaccaaaaaaaatccATCCACTTGGTTTATTTTCTTTCACTTAAAAACAAGTGGTCTTCAGACAAATATCAATCTAGGCACAAAAAACTAACCTATAATTGATACATTATTACAAAAGAACATTGAAT from Amaranthus tricolor cultivar Red isolate AtriRed21 chromosome 3, ASM2621246v1, whole genome shotgun sequence includes:
- the LOC130808680 gene encoding dynamin-2B-like, with translation MEAIEELAQLSDSMRQAAAVLADEDVDDTSSSSSSPSRRNSTFLNVVALGNVGAGKSAVLNSLIGHPVLPTGENGATRAPISIELNRDSSLSSKSIVLQIDNKTQQVSASALRHSLQDRLSKGSSGKSRDEIYLKLRTSSAPPLKLIDLPGLEQRIVDESMISDYAAHNDAILLVIIPAVQAPEVSSSKALRVAKEYDSEGTRTIGVISKIDQAASEPKALAAVQALLLGQGPRSTADMPWVALIGQSVSIATASGNGGSENSLETAWRAESESLKSILTGAPQGKLGRIALVESLAAQIRNRMKVRLPNILSGLQGKSQIVQDELVKLGESMVSSSEGTRALALELCREFEEKFLRHITGGEGNGWKIVASFEGNFPNRIKQLPLDRHFDINNVKRIVLEADGYQPYLISPEKGLRSLIKISLEMAKEPSLLCVDEVHHVLVDIVSQVANATPGLGRYPPFKREVIAIATSALDVFKGKAKQMVVDLVDMERAFVPPQHFIRLVQRRMERQRREEEVKGRSSRKGLDAEQSMLNRATSPQTGNQQSSGSLKSMKDSKSDKDKDKDKDKDKDKEGQEGSGLKTAGPDGEITAGFLLKKSAKTNSWSRRWFVLNEKTGKLGYTKKQEERHFRGVITLEECQIEEIPDEEEAPSKSSKDKKSNGPDKGPSLTFKLTNKVPYKTVLKAHSAVLLKAESAVDKVEWINKLRNIATLKNGQGMGEHGLSMRQSHSDGSLDTMARRPADPEEELRWMSQEVRGYVEAVLNSLAANVPKAVVLCQVEKAKEDMLNQLYSSISGQSSAKIEELLQEDQNVKRKRERYTKQSSILSKLVRQLSIHDNRAAAASGWSDSGSGPESSPRTGGSGAGDDWRTAFDAAANGPTDLSRTHSRRYSDPAQNGDLNSGSGSSSNSRRTPTRLPPAPPSSGRY